A single region of the Globicephala melas chromosome 12, mGloMel1.2, whole genome shotgun sequence genome encodes:
- the CENPO gene encoding centromere protein O encodes MELANTLSQDGESRGGVLAHLERLETQVSRSRKKMEEPQSAQAEESALGTRIHELRRLRDKLRAEVKQHQASVKASTTNVEPDQTLEITEQESLKRKWENVKAILQAYRFTGISGKLTSRGVCVCISTAFEGNLLDSYFVDLVMRKPLQIHHHSIPVFIPLEEISAKYLQTNIQHFLFTLCEYLNAYSGRKYQADRLQSDFEAFLAGPLQRNSLCNLLSFTYKAEPEGQSFPFCARLLYKDLTTTLPTDVTVTYQGTDALSTTQEEQRAAHENLFFTKPLHQVFTSFARKGDKLDMSLVS; translated from the exons ATGGAGCTGGCGAATACTCTAAGTCAAGACGGCGAGTCCAGAGGAG GTGTTTTAGCTCACTTGGAAAGACTAGAGACTCAAGTGAGCAGATCCCGTAAAAAAATGGAAGAGCCACAGAGCGCACAGGCAGAGGAAAGTGCTCTTGGAACCAGGATTCATGAACTGAGACGTCTGCGAGATAAGCTGAGGGCTGAAGTGAAACAACATCAAGCTAGT GTTAAAGCATCTACTACCAATGTAGAACCTGACCAAACATTAGAGATTACTGAGCAAGAAAGtttgaagagaaaatgggaaaacgTGAAAGCCATTCTGCAGGCATATCGTTTTACAG GGATCAGTGGGAAACTGACCAGCCGAGGAGTCTGTGTCTGCATCAGCACTGCTTTTGAGGGGAATCTGCTGGATTCCTATTTTGTGGACCTTGTCATGCGGAAACCACTTCAGATACATCACCATTCGATTCCAGTCTTCATTCCTCTGGAGGAGATATCTGCAAAATACTTACAGACTAATATTCAGCACTTCCTGTTCACTCTCTGCGAGTACCTGAATGCTTACTCTGGGAGGAAGTACCAGGCAGATCGACTTCAG AGTGACTTTGAAGCCTTTCTGGCTGGGCCTTTGCAGAGAAACTCACTGTGCAACTTGCTGTCATTTACTTACAAAGCGGAGCCAGAAGGCCAGTCCTTCCCATTTTGTGCTAGACTGCTATATAAGGACCTCACGACAACTCTTCCAACTGATGTCACTGTTACTTACCAAG GGACGGATGCATTATCCACCACACAGGAAGAACAGCGAGCAGCCCATGAAAATCTGTTTTTTACAAAGCCCCTACATCAAGTGTTTACTTCATTTGCAAGAAAAGGAGACAAGCTGGATATGAGCCTGGTCTCCTAG
- the PTRHD1 gene encoding putative peptidyl-tRNA hydrolase PTRHD1 encodes MHRRIGLAFKLCGKMAAAGAEPQILVQYLVLRKDLSQAPFSWPAGALVAQACHAATAALHIHRDHPHTAAYLRELGRMRKVVLEAPDETTLKLLAETLQQKNIDHKLWVEQPENIPTCIALRPYPKEEVNQYLKKFRLFK; translated from the exons ATGCATCGGAGGATAGGCCTGGCCTTTAAGTTGTGCGGGAAGATGGCGGCCGCTGGCGCAGAGCCGCAGATCCTGGTACAGTACCTGGTGTTACGAAAGGATCTATCACAGGCGCCGTTTTCCTGGCCAGCGGGCGCATTGGTAGCACAGGCTTGTCACGCAGCCACCGCGGCCTTGCACATTCACCGGGACCACCCGCACACGGCCGCTTACCTCCGGGAGCTGGGGCGCATGCGCAAGGTGGTCCTCGAG GCCCCAGATGAGACCACCTTAAAGTTGCTGGCAGAGACGCTGCAACAGAAGAACATTGACCACAAGCTGTGGGTGGAGCAGCCAGAGAACATCCCCACTTGCATTGCACTCCGTCCCTACCCCAAGGAAGAAGTGAACCAGTATTTGAAGAAGTTCCGATTGTTCAAATGA